In Kushneria marisflavi, the following are encoded in one genomic region:
- a CDS encoding sulfite exporter TauE/SafE family protein translates to MSLIDFLLYVLAGAGVGIAVGLSGIGGGSLMTPILLTFGFPPHVAVGTDLLYAAFTKISGIFSHQKQGHIDWKVMLRLSAGSVPAAILTVFVLNRFFTGAHDYSTLITTTLGIMLILTAAVLIFKTPLQRWTGQGDRWVNRHVAPLTVAAGIVLGVCVTLSSVGAGVFGTAVLMLLYPFFSSGKVVGTDIAHAVPLTLVAGGGHLLLGNVDFALLLALLVGSVPAIHLGAWLSKYLPDNLLRGMLTLLLLSMGIRYAFF, encoded by the coding sequence ATGTCACTTATCGATTTTCTGCTTTATGTACTTGCCGGCGCAGGCGTCGGTATCGCAGTAGGGCTCTCTGGCATCGGCGGCGGCTCACTGATGACCCCCATTCTGCTGACCTTTGGATTTCCCCCGCACGTTGCCGTGGGCACGGATCTTCTATACGCGGCCTTTACCAAGATCAGCGGCATCTTCAGCCACCAGAAGCAGGGGCATATCGACTGGAAAGTCATGCTGAGATTGTCCGCCGGCAGTGTTCCGGCAGCGATCCTGACTGTTTTTGTGCTGAACCGCTTTTTCACCGGTGCACATGATTACAGCACGCTGATTACCACCACGCTTGGGATCATGCTGATCCTTACAGCGGCCGTATTGATCTTCAAGACACCGCTTCAGCGCTGGACCGGTCAGGGTGACCGCTGGGTCAATCGTCATGTTGCGCCGCTAACCGTGGCAGCGGGTATCGTGCTGGGCGTCTGCGTCACGCTCTCTTCGGTGGGCGCCGGTGTATTTGGCACTGCGGTATTGATGCTGCTTTATCCCTTCTTTTCTTCAGGGAAGGTTGTAGGCACTGATATCGCACATGCCGTGCCGTTGACACTGGTCGCCGGCGGCGGTCACCTGCTGCTGGGCAACGTTGATTTCGCCCTTTTGCTCGCGCTTCTCGTCGGTTCGGTCCCGGCCATTCATCTGGGCGCATGGCTTTCGAAATATCTGCCTGACAACCTGCTGCGAGGCATGCTGACACTGTTACTATTGAGCATGGGCATTCGATACGCGTTTTTTTGA
- the hrpA gene encoding ATP-dependent RNA helicase HrpA, with the protein MSENVTDSGESAQQVHASLRRRLDDALISDAVTQGQRLERLTGRIRRGQPVDKALKDIDARLTRSAAQVQGRLGQPVTLEYPPELPVAERHDDILEAIRDHQVVVVAGETGSGKTTQLPKMCLELGLGVRGLIGHTQPRRLAARSVAQRLAQETSSALGSAIGYQVRFTDQTDPTTRVKLMTDGILLAETQHDPQLLRYDAIIIDEAHERSLNIDFLMGYLKRLLAERPDLKVIITSATIDVERFSRHFGHYHDDGTTTPAPVIEVSGRTYPVETHYRPLVRDEREEEDQTLQEGIVTAVEEIGRIEREKRWYTGPRDILIFLPGEREIRETADTLRRLELRDTEVLPLYARLSNSEQNRVFAPHTGRRIVLSTNVAETSLTVPGIRYVIDPGLVRISRYSYRAKVQRLPIEPISQASADQRRGRCGRIAEGVCIRLYSEEDYLSRSAYTEPEIQRTNLASVILSMLSLGLGDIGRFPFVDVPDSRFIKDGFRLLFELGAVDERQHLTKIGRQLARLPIDPRLARMVLAASEFGSLRETLIVVSALSIQDPRERPAEKREAADQKHRQWLDKDSDFTAWINLWQGFEASRAELSGNQLRRWCRDNYLSYLRLREWHDTYRQLKQLTRELALVENEGEPDIARLHQALLTGLLSNLGLHAGSDKDPREYLGARNRKFMIHPGSGLAKRTPKWIMAGEMVETTRLFARQVAAIRPEWIEPLAEHLTKRSYSEPHWEMKRAQVVAHEQVTLFGLPIVAHRKVHYGPIAPEESRELFIRHALVEGQFQTNGAFFEHNRALIEEVEDLEDRARRRDILVDEQTLFEFYDARLPVDIYNGKSFERWRRHAEQQDSSVLFLDMETLLAREASEVTIEQYPDTLELSYQGGGIRYPLSYHFAPNEPDDGVTITVPASMLSTLPGERLEWLVPGLRRDKVIALMKSLPKQYRRQVVPIPDWADAALSALTPGNVSLTSALAEFLRQKTGIRLSADEWRPEQLPAHLVMNIRVVNHEGQVLGEGRDLNALIERFEREAEAGTKAMAGDALSQQGLTQFPKGELPQSHVRDQAGIRVEAWPALVDEGETLGVTLFDHPDKAYVQHRHGIKRLAMRRLPDQVRFLARDLPGLERCMLLYANVGTRRDLVDDFIEAVFLSVFAFDPLPRDQAAFEARLESERSRLHETAESLVALLERILKRHLEVSKALKGKVAFNLALSWSDVRAQMQRLVYPGFISAAGEWLAQYPRYMEAARIRIEKAPREVRRDQLSMEEVNDFQRRLEERRRRQGAGTVQDQALETFGWWLEELRVSLFAQQLGTLAPVSAKRLERQWQELTAS; encoded by the coding sequence TTGAGCGAGAACGTGACTGACTCCGGTGAGTCGGCGCAGCAGGTGCATGCATCACTGCGTCGCCGCCTTGATGACGCGCTGATCAGCGATGCCGTAACGCAGGGGCAGCGTCTGGAACGGCTGACCGGGCGCATTCGCCGCGGCCAGCCCGTGGATAAGGCGCTAAAGGATATCGATGCCCGACTGACGCGCTCGGCGGCCCAGGTTCAGGGACGTCTTGGCCAGCCCGTAACGCTTGAATATCCTCCCGAGTTGCCGGTTGCCGAGCGTCATGACGATATTCTGGAGGCCATCCGTGATCATCAGGTCGTGGTGGTGGCCGGTGAGACCGGTTCCGGCAAGACCACACAGCTGCCCAAGATGTGTCTGGAACTGGGGCTCGGCGTTCGCGGACTGATCGGCCATACCCAGCCGCGCCGGCTGGCCGCTCGCAGCGTGGCACAGCGACTGGCGCAGGAAACCAGCAGCGCGTTGGGCAGTGCGATCGGTTATCAGGTGCGCTTTACCGATCAGACCGACCCGACCACCCGGGTCAAGCTGATGACCGACGGGATTTTGCTGGCGGAAACCCAGCATGATCCGCAGCTTTTGCGCTATGACGCGATCATCATTGATGAGGCGCACGAACGCAGCCTCAACATCGACTTCCTGATGGGCTATCTCAAGCGGCTGCTGGCGGAGCGTCCCGACCTCAAGGTCATCATCACCTCAGCCACCATTGATGTGGAGCGCTTTTCGCGTCACTTTGGCCATTATCATGACGATGGCACCACAACGCCCGCCCCGGTCATCGAGGTTTCCGGGCGGACCTATCCCGTGGAAACGCACTATCGCCCGCTGGTGCGTGACGAGCGTGAGGAGGAGGACCAGACGCTTCAGGAAGGCATCGTGACGGCCGTCGAGGAGATCGGACGTATCGAGCGTGAAAAACGCTGGTATACCGGCCCGCGCGATATTTTGATCTTTCTGCCTGGTGAGCGCGAAATTCGTGAAACGGCCGACACGCTGCGACGGCTTGAATTGCGCGATACGGAAGTGCTGCCGCTGTATGCGCGGCTCTCCAACAGCGAGCAGAACCGGGTGTTTGCCCCGCACACGGGGCGGCGTATCGTGCTGTCCACCAACGTTGCGGAAACCTCATTGACCGTCCCCGGCATCCGGTATGTGATTGATCCGGGGCTGGTGCGTATCAGTCGCTACAGCTATCGCGCCAAGGTGCAGCGCCTGCCGATCGAGCCGATCAGTCAGGCCAGTGCCGATCAGCGTCGCGGACGCTGTGGCCGTATCGCCGAAGGTGTGTGTATTCGCCTCTATAGCGAAGAGGACTATCTGTCGCGTTCGGCCTATACCGAGCCCGAGATTCAGCGGACCAATCTGGCGTCGGTCATCCTTTCCATGCTGTCGCTGGGTCTCGGCGATATCGGCAGGTTCCCTTTCGTGGATGTGCCGGATAGCCGCTTTATCAAGGATGGCTTTCGTCTGCTGTTCGAGCTGGGTGCCGTGGACGAGCGCCAGCATCTGACAAAAATCGGCCGGCAGTTGGCACGACTGCCGATCGATCCGCGCCTGGCGCGAATGGTGCTGGCCGCCAGTGAGTTCGGCAGCCTGCGTGAGACATTGATTGTGGTCAGCGCGCTTTCCATTCAGGACCCCAGGGAGCGGCCGGCCGAGAAACGCGAGGCGGCGGACCAAAAGCATCGCCAGTGGCTGGACAAGGACTCCGATTTCACCGCCTGGATCAATCTGTGGCAGGGTTTTGAGGCCAGTCGTGCCGAACTATCAGGCAATCAGCTGCGACGCTGGTGTCGCGACAACTACCTGAGCTATCTGCGCCTGCGTGAGTGGCATGACACCTATCGCCAGCTCAAGCAGCTCACCCGCGAACTGGCGCTGGTCGAAAACGAGGGTGAGCCCGACATTGCCCGTCTCCATCAGGCGCTTCTGACCGGGCTCTTGTCCAACCTGGGGTTGCATGCCGGTTCTGACAAGGACCCAAGGGAATATCTGGGCGCGCGCAATCGCAAGTTCATGATCCACCCGGGCTCAGGGCTCGCCAAGCGTACGCCTAAATGGATCATGGCGGGCGAGATGGTAGAGACCACGCGGCTGTTCGCCCGTCAGGTGGCGGCCATCCGCCCGGAGTGGATCGAGCCGCTGGCAGAGCATCTGACCAAGCGAAGCTATAGCGAACCGCACTGGGAAATGAAGCGAGCCCAGGTTGTGGCCCATGAGCAGGTCACGCTGTTCGGGTTGCCGATCGTGGCGCATCGCAAGGTGCACTATGGCCCCATTGCGCCAGAGGAATCTCGGGAGCTGTTCATTCGTCATGCGCTGGTGGAAGGACAGTTTCAGACGAACGGCGCCTTTTTCGAGCATAACCGGGCGCTGATCGAGGAGGTCGAGGATCTCGAGGATCGCGCCCGGCGCCGCGATATCCTGGTCGATGAGCAAACGCTGTTTGAATTTTATGATGCGCGCCTTCCTGTCGATATCTATAACGGCAAGAGTTTCGAGCGCTGGCGTCGCCACGCCGAGCAGCAGGACAGCAGTGTGCTGTTTCTGGACATGGAGACGCTACTGGCGCGTGAGGCCAGTGAGGTGACCATCGAGCAGTACCCCGATACGCTTGAGTTGAGCTATCAGGGGGGCGGTATTCGCTATCCGCTGTCGTATCACTTTGCACCCAACGAGCCGGATGACGGCGTCACGATCACTGTGCCGGCCTCCATGCTTTCCACTCTGCCGGGAGAACGGCTGGAGTGGCTGGTGCCGGGGCTTCGTCGCGACAAGGTAATCGCGCTGATGAAGTCTCTGCCCAAGCAGTATCGCCGACAGGTGGTGCCGATTCCTGACTGGGCCGATGCGGCGCTGTCGGCATTGACGCCCGGCAACGTCTCGTTGACCTCTGCGCTGGCGGAGTTTCTACGTCAGAAAACGGGCATTCGACTGTCGGCCGATGAGTGGCGTCCGGAGCAGCTGCCGGCGCACCTGGTCATGAACATCCGCGTGGTGAATCATGAAGGGCAGGTGCTGGGAGAAGGGCGTGACCTTAATGCGCTGATCGAGCGCTTTGAGCGTGAAGCCGAGGCGGGTACGAAGGCGATGGCGGGTGACGCATTGTCGCAGCAGGGACTGACACAGTTTCCGAAAGGCGAGCTGCCGCAATCTCATGTGCGTGATCAGGCCGGCATTCGTGTCGAAGCCTGGCCGGCGCTGGTCGATGAAGGCGAGACGCTGGGGGTGACGCTCTTTGATCATCCGGACAAGGCCTATGTACAGCATCGTCACGGCATCAAGCGTCTGGCCATGCGTCGTCTGCCGGATCAGGTTCGTTTTCTGGCGCGCGATCTGCCCGGACTGGAGCGTTGTATGCTTCTCTATGCCAACGTCGGTACGCGGCGGGATCTGGTGGATGATTTCATCGAGGCCGTGTTCCTGAGCGTATTTGCCTTTGATCCGCTGCCGCGTGATCAGGCGGCCTTTGAAGCCCGTCTTGAAAGCGAGCGTTCGCGGCTGCATGAAACCGCCGAGTCGCTTGTGGCGCTGCTGGAACGCATCCTCAAGCGCCATCTCGAGGTCAGCAAGGCGCTCAAGGGCAAGGTGGCCTTCAATCTGGCACTAAGCTGGAGTGATGTCCGTGCCCAGATGCAGCGGCTGGTTTATCCGGGTTTTATCAGCGCGGCGGGAGAGTGGCTGGCTCAGTATCCGCGCTATATGGAGGCAGCCCGGATCCGGATTGAAAAGGCCCCGCGCGAGGTACGTCGCGATCAGCTGTCGATGGAGGAGGTCAATGACTTTCAACGACGCCTTGAAGAGAGACGCCGCCGACAGGGGGCTGGCACCGTTCAGGATCAGGCGCTGGAGACGTTTGGCTGGTGGCTTGAAGAGTTGCGCGTGTCGCTTTTTGCCCAGCAGCTGGGGACGCTGGCACCGGTATCAGCCAAGCGGCTGGAGCGCCAGTGGCAGGAGCTGACGGCTTCCTGA
- a CDS encoding STAS domain-containing protein, whose translation MDEGRLQAAFEKGTFVLRLTGDVRLTLCATLDQQVEPLARLPGLERVVIDLRQVINMDSTALGFLAKIALAVRQRIPGQPLVAVDHPDVRRMLDVMGFQKYVNIIDIPWSEPADFSDLPALESSEEELRDRILEAHRTLAAMSEYNRIEFQPLIELLESQREH comes from the coding sequence ATGGATGAAGGACGACTTCAGGCGGCTTTTGAAAAGGGCACCTTTGTGCTCAGACTGACCGGAGATGTGCGCCTGACACTCTGTGCGACCCTGGACCAGCAGGTGGAGCCTCTTGCAAGGCTTCCGGGGCTCGAGCGCGTCGTCATCGATCTGCGCCAGGTGATCAACATGGATTCCACGGCGCTCGGATTTCTGGCCAAGATTGCGCTCGCCGTGCGTCAGCGCATTCCGGGTCAGCCGCTGGTAGCGGTCGATCATCCCGATGTCAGACGCATGCTTGATGTCATGGGGTTTCAGAAGTACGTCAATATCATCGACATACCCTGGTCGGAGCCTGCCGATTTCAGCGATCTACCCGCACTGGAAAGCAGTGAGGAAGAGCTGCGCGATCGAATTCTTGAAGCCCACCGTACACTGGCGGCGATGAGCGAATACAATCGCATCGAATTTCAGCCGCTCATCGAATTGCTGGAATCCCAGCGAGAGCACTGA
- the cysB gene encoding HTH-type transcriptional regulator CysB yields MKLQQLRYIWEVSRHNLNVSATAQSLFTSQPGISKQIRLLEDELGVEIFARSGKHLTRITPAGKPIVELAGEVLRKVDDIRHVAQEFSDDRRGSLSIATTHTQARYALPAVISEFTQRYPDVALHMQQGTPRQIAQMVCEGMADFAICTESLDLFNDLILLPCYRWNRCVLVPRGHPLEGTQNLTLEALGESPLVTYTFGFTGRSQLDDAFKSHGITPNVVLTAADSDVIKTYVRLGLGVGIVAHMAVDPVADHDLVPIDASHLFESSVTRIGIRRGTFMRNYMFDFIHEFAAHLDRDTVEAALESSPHAETALFEHVELPVR; encoded by the coding sequence TTGAAACTTCAGCAGCTTCGCTATATATGGGAAGTTTCCCGGCATAATCTGAATGTCTCTGCCACGGCGCAGAGCCTCTTTACATCGCAGCCCGGAATTTCCAAACAGATCCGGCTGCTGGAAGACGAGCTGGGCGTCGAGATTTTTGCGCGAAGTGGCAAACATCTGACAAGAATTACACCGGCCGGCAAGCCCATTGTCGAGCTTGCCGGTGAGGTGCTGCGCAAGGTGGACGATATCCGCCATGTGGCACAGGAGTTCAGTGATGATCGTCGTGGCAGTCTCTCCATCGCCACAACCCACACTCAGGCGCGATACGCTCTGCCAGCCGTGATCAGCGAATTCACCCAGCGCTATCCGGATGTGGCGCTGCACATGCAGCAGGGCACACCACGCCAGATTGCGCAGATGGTCTGTGAAGGCATGGCGGATTTTGCCATCTGCACGGAGTCACTGGATCTATTCAATGATCTGATTTTGCTGCCCTGCTATCGCTGGAATCGCTGTGTACTGGTGCCCAGGGGGCATCCGTTGGAAGGCACGCAAAATCTGACCCTTGAAGCGCTCGGTGAGTCTCCACTGGTCACCTATACCTTTGGCTTTACAGGCCGCTCCCAGCTTGATGATGCCTTCAAGTCGCACGGTATCACGCCGAATGTGGTGCTGACGGCGGCGGATTCTGATGTCATCAAGACCTATGTGCGGCTGGGGCTGGGGGTCGGCATCGTGGCGCATATGGCAGTGGACCCGGTCGCCGATCATGATCTGGTACCCATCGATGCAAGCCACCTGTTTGAAAGTTCGGTCACTCGAATCGGCATCCGCCGCGGCACCTTTATGCGCAATTACATGTTTGATTTTATCCATGAGTTTGCCGCTCACCTTGACCGTGACACGGTCGAGGCCGCACTTGAATCGAGTCCGCACGCCGAAACCGCCCTCTTTGAGCATGTTGAGCTGCCTGTCAGGTAA
- the trxA gene encoding thioredoxin, with translation MANNVDVTSANFDQEVMQADKPVLLKFWAPWCGPCKMMAPVVDEVAEEKSGELKVVSINVDDAQDIAAEQGVRGVPTVIMFKDGAKVASLVGAQSKTQLVQFIDQNA, from the coding sequence ATGGCTAACAATGTTGACGTTACCAGCGCCAATTTCGACCAGGAAGTCATGCAGGCTGACAAGCCTGTATTGCTGAAATTCTGGGCCCCGTGGTGTGGCCCCTGCAAAATGATGGCCCCGGTGGTCGACGAAGTCGCCGAAGAGAAGTCAGGCGAGCTCAAGGTGGTCAGCATCAATGTTGATGATGCTCAGGACATCGCTGCTGAACAGGGCGTCCGCGGTGTTCCGACGGTTATCATGTTCAAGGATGGTGCCAAGGTCGCTTCTCTAGTGGGTGCACAATCCAAGACTCAGCTGGTGCAGTTCATCGATCAAAACGCCTGA
- a CDS encoding MlaA family lipoprotein produces the protein MKTWTNIAAATFTCVTLAGCAGTQTQDGNPQDPWEGFNRGVYSFNDTLDRYALKPVAQGYDYITPTPVQEGVGNFFSNLGEIGNSFNSLLQWKLTNAGTSVGRLLINTTLGLGGFLDPATRMGIEKHDEDFGQTLATWGVGSGPYLVLPFLGPSTVRDTAGLPVDWYTDPVTYVDHDVTRWSIRFIDLVQTRASLLSQEKLIQGDRYSFIRDAYLQRRAFLINDGRSGKDPFGSDDLEFDDSDFAE, from the coding sequence ATGAAAACATGGACGAACATTGCCGCGGCAACCTTTACCTGTGTCACGCTGGCAGGATGTGCCGGCACTCAGACGCAGGATGGTAACCCTCAGGATCCCTGGGAAGGATTCAATCGGGGCGTATACTCCTTCAACGACACGCTGGATCGCTATGCCCTCAAGCCGGTCGCACAGGGGTATGATTACATTACGCCGACACCCGTACAGGAAGGCGTAGGCAATTTCTTCTCCAACCTTGGTGAAATCGGCAACTCCTTCAACAGTCTGCTGCAGTGGAAGCTGACCAATGCGGGCACCTCGGTCGGTCGACTGCTGATCAATACCACCCTGGGTCTGGGCGGATTTCTTGATCCGGCCACCCGCATGGGCATCGAGAAGCATGATGAAGACTTTGGCCAGACGCTGGCTACCTGGGGTGTCGGGTCAGGACCCTATCTGGTTCTGCCGTTCCTCGGGCCAAGCACGGTGCGTGATACGGCCGGCCTGCCGGTGGACTGGTATACCGACCCGGTCACCTACGTTGATCATGACGTGACGCGCTGGAGCATACGCTTTATCGATCTGGTGCAGACGCGCGCTTCACTGCTGAGTCAGGAAAAGCTGATTCAGGGCGATCGCTATTCGTTCATTCGCGATGCCTACCTGCAGCGCAGGGCGTTTTTGATCAATGATGGTCGGTCCGGCAAGGATCCCTTCGGCAGTGACGATCTTGAATTCGATGACAGTGACTTTGCGGAATAA
- a CDS encoding Bcr/CflA family multidrug efflux MFS transporter, giving the protein MPIIGARRLALLVAANTALAPFAIDAYLPAIPALALHIDANIHLTELSISVFLLGMALGQLVFGPLSDRVGRKPVLLGGIITFTLSSLLLTQIEAFWPLMILRFLQALGGGACVVNSPAIVRDCFSGREAARVLSTMVMILMLAPLVAPTVGSVLLTLVDWWAIFLFLALYGAALLYLIITYLPETRTPDKRSPHGAGQVLRNYVRVLKHREAMGYIAAVSLSFAGMFCFINSSPYVYMEYYGVSSQLYPFIFGANIVVMALSNRLNIRLLARYSPQQLLRLGLGIQLAAGTLIVASVLAGLDALWWMVVLIMFFVGVNGLISPNAVSSMLDHFPDMSATANAVLGSLQFTAGGLAGALVSGLQMESIWPMVLGMVGASLCANTLLRVLAPSVRAREVL; this is encoded by the coding sequence TTGCCTATTATTGGAGCCAGACGCCTGGCTTTGCTGGTGGCCGCCAATACGGCCCTGGCGCCCTTTGCCATTGATGCTTACCTGCCAGCCATTCCTGCCCTTGCCCTGCACATTGATGCCAATATTCACCTGACCGAGCTTTCAATCAGTGTCTTTTTACTTGGGATGGCGCTGGGGCAGCTGGTGTTTGGCCCCCTGTCGGATCGGGTCGGGCGCAAGCCGGTGCTGCTGGGAGGGATTATTACCTTTACGCTTTCCAGCCTTTTACTGACGCAGATCGAAGCGTTCTGGCCCCTCATGATATTGCGGTTTCTGCAGGCGCTGGGTGGAGGGGCCTGTGTGGTCAATTCACCTGCCATCGTGCGGGACTGCTTCTCGGGGCGAGAGGCCGCGCGGGTGCTTTCAACGATGGTCATGATCCTGATGCTGGCGCCACTGGTGGCACCTACGGTCGGGAGTGTACTGCTGACGCTGGTCGATTGGTGGGCCATCTTCCTGTTTCTGGCTCTGTATGGCGCAGCTCTGCTGTATCTGATCATCACTTATCTGCCTGAAACCCGAACGCCTGACAAGCGCTCGCCTCACGGGGCAGGGCAGGTCCTGCGCAACTATGTACGGGTGCTCAAACACCGCGAAGCCATGGGCTACATTGCTGCCGTGTCTCTGTCCTTTGCAGGCATGTTCTGTTTTATTAACAGCTCTCCATATGTCTATATGGAGTATTACGGGGTGTCCAGTCAGCTTTACCCATTCATCTTTGGGGCCAATATCGTGGTTATGGCACTCTCCAACCGCCTGAATATACGGCTCTTGGCGCGATATTCACCTCAGCAGCTTTTGAGACTGGGGCTTGGCATTCAGCTGGCGGCCGGTACATTGATTGTGGCATCGGTACTCGCAGGTCTTGATGCACTATGGTGGATGGTGGTGCTGATCATGTTTTTTGTTGGGGTCAACGGTCTCATTTCACCCAATGCCGTCTCTTCCATGCTGGATCACTTTCCAGACATGAGTGCCACGGCGAACGCGGTGCTGGGCAGTCTACAATTCACGGCGGGCGGCCTTGCCGGGGCATTGGTCAGCGGCCTCCAGATGGAGAGCATCTGGCCGATGGTACTGGGTATGGTAGGCGCCAGTCTTTGCGCCAATACGCTGTTGCGTGTGCTGGCCCCATCTGTTCGAGCAAGGGAAGTATTGTGA
- a CDS encoding PP2C family protein-serine/threonine phosphatase, with protein sequence MPVNTARIALVDQPGERRDALYRALSACGRFTLVAFDSLEALPEGLEGLIVHADIVPASRWTSLANWLPTVVVSQTRDSQALLAAVQAGMIDYLIDPVDQVSLLTQLMLRALDCRRVHASALRDRDRLEQLNEQLQTHLSTLRTDLQAGGQIQRRLQPMPCARLNGIEGDYWMAPSLYLSGDFLDYQAHGDRYVLFCFADVAGHGASSAFVTVLLKALFQRWLSRWNARLPENLPARWLARLNRELLDTGIGKHAAIVVGVIDCQTRTLHYSLGAQMPMPILATKDGVRQLEGQGAAVGLFPDVEYPTYHCELPEQFRLWLCSDGVFDCLPGNNIEERLSALCEHIGNAGSISDLKSSLALSDALPDDITFLTLSGFNDG encoded by the coding sequence ATGCCTGTCAACACGGCTAGGATAGCGCTTGTCGATCAGCCCGGAGAGCGTCGCGATGCGCTCTACCGGGCGCTGTCAGCGTGTGGCCGGTTCACGCTGGTGGCCTTTGACAGCCTCGAGGCGTTGCCCGAAGGGCTGGAAGGTCTGATCGTGCACGCAGATATTGTGCCGGCTTCACGCTGGACGTCACTGGCCAATTGGCTGCCGACTGTGGTCGTCAGCCAGACGCGCGACAGCCAGGCATTGCTGGCGGCTGTTCAGGCCGGCATGATCGATTATCTGATCGACCCTGTTGATCAGGTATCGCTTTTGACCCAGCTCATGCTCAGGGCGCTGGATTGTCGACGTGTTCATGCCTCGGCATTGCGCGATCGGGATCGACTGGAACAGCTCAACGAACAGCTTCAGACGCATCTGAGTACGTTGCGTACCGACCTCCAGGCCGGTGGGCAGATTCAGCGTCGGCTGCAGCCCATGCCGTGTGCCAGACTCAACGGCATCGAAGGCGATTACTGGATGGCGCCGTCGCTTTATCTGTCGGGCGACTTTCTCGACTATCAGGCTCATGGCGACCGTTATGTGTTGTTCTGTTTTGCGGACGTGGCCGGGCATGGCGCTTCATCGGCCTTTGTGACGGTGCTTTTAAAGGCACTGTTTCAGCGCTGGCTGTCACGCTGGAATGCGCGTTTGCCGGAAAATCTGCCGGCCAGATGGCTTGCCCGACTTAACCGGGAGCTGCTGGACACCGGAATCGGCAAGCATGCCGCCATCGTGGTCGGCGTCATCGATTGTCAGACCCGAACGCTGCACTATTCGCTGGGTGCACAGATGCCCATGCCGATTCTGGCCACGAAGGACGGTGTGCGTCAGCTTGAAGGGCAGGGGGCTGCGGTTGGGCTGTTTCCGGATGTCGAATATCCGACCTACCATTGCGAGCTGCCAGAGCAGTTCAGGCTCTGGCTATGCTCGGATGGGGTCTTTGACTGTCTGCCTGGTAATAACATCGAAGAACGTCTTTCTGCGCTGTGCGAGCATATCGGCAATGCAGGAAGCATCAGTGATCTGAAATCATCGCTGGCCCTGTCCGATGCGTTACCGGATGACATTACCTTTCTTACCCTGAGCGGTTTCAATGATGGATGA
- a CDS encoding AI-2E family transporter, which translates to MKSDPEQDQHHFPYHLILTFASLVIIVTGLKLGAGLFVPVLLSLFVAILCSRPVKWLHGRGMSVNLSILCVLLVVTLASALLIWLVMARLGDLVNQLPALEQSLGDHYAGLLKWFNALGLPFDAQALQDALDPGMLMDSLPSLLGGIGNFITQLGIIIILIVFILYETLDFPYKLSQAVEQPHGSLARFTQFSRTLQRYLLVKTVISAITGALIAICCLVLHVEFALLWGVLGFFLNFIPNIGSIIAAVPAVLLTLIMPEGGFVKAAILSGAYVSINFVLGNLIEPRIMGQTLGMSTLAAFMSLVFWGWIFGPVGLFLSVPLTMSLKILLDSHPDTRWISILLGPNRERRRRAREGMPTEG; encoded by the coding sequence ATGAAAAGCGACCCGGAGCAGGATCAGCACCATTTTCCCTACCACCTGATACTTACCTTTGCCTCACTGGTCATCATCGTGACCGGTCTCAAGCTTGGCGCGGGGCTTTTTGTCCCGGTGCTGCTGTCGCTGTTTGTCGCCATTTTATGTTCTCGTCCCGTTAAATGGCTTCATGGACGAGGCATGAGCGTCAACCTGTCAATTCTTTGTGTGCTGCTTGTCGTGACGCTGGCCAGTGCGCTACTGATCTGGCTGGTGATGGCGCGGCTGGGAGATCTGGTCAATCAGCTGCCGGCGCTGGAGCAGTCGCTCGGGGATCACTATGCCGGGCTTCTCAAGTGGTTTAATGCGTTGGGGCTGCCCTTCGATGCGCAGGCGTTACAGGATGCTCTGGATCCCGGCATGCTCATGGATTCCCTGCCATCGCTTCTGGGGGGGATCGGCAACTTCATTACCCAGCTGGGCATCATTATTATTCTGATCGTCTTTATCCTGTATGAGACGCTGGATTTTCCCTACAAGCTTTCACAAGCCGTCGAGCAACCCCATGGCAGTCTTGCGCGCTTTACCCAGTTTTCCAGAACACTTCAGCGTTATCTGCTGGTTAAAACGGTTATCAGCGCCATCACCGGGGCGCTGATTGCGATCTGCTGTCTGGTGCTTCATGTTGAATTTGCGCTGCTGTGGGGAGTGCTGGGCTTTTTCCTGAACTTTATTCCCAATATTGGCTCGATTATCGCAGCCGTGCCGGCAGTGCTTCTGACGCTGATCATGCCAGAAGGAGGCTTTGTCAAAGCGGCCATTCTCAGTGGGGCTTATGTCTCGATCAATTTTGTGCTGGGCAATCTCATCGAGCCGCGCATCATGGGGCAGACGCTGGGGATGTCGACGCTGGCAGCCTTCATGTCACTGGTTTTCTGGGGCTGGATTTTTGGTCCGGTGGGGCTTTTTCTGTCGGTGCCGCTGACCATGTCCCTCAAGATCCTGCTCGACAGTCATCCGGATACGCGCTGGATTTCAATTTTGCTGGGTCCCAACCGGGAACGTCGCCGGAGAGCGAGGGAAGGCATGCCGACAGAAGGCTGA